A region of Mycolicibacterium brumae DNA encodes the following proteins:
- a CDS encoding helix-turn-helix transcriptional regulator, with the protein MRHTGVVKIRSGARVVAPGAAEAAAGAACAPGDGDTRQAIVRLLLESGPVTAGAISERLGISAAGVRRHLDALTDAGDAQAVAAESWQQVGRGRPAKRYLLTAAGRAKLEHAYDDLASAAIRQLREIGGEDAVRVFARRRIDAILDGVAAADGADDAAVEAAAGRIAEALTRAGYVTSTAEVGGPIRGVQICQHHCPVSHVAEEFPELCEAEQQAMSELLGTHVQRLATIVNGDCACTTHVPLSPAAQ; encoded by the coding sequence TTGCGTCACACTGGTGTTGTGAAAATCCGTTCCGGCGCTCGCGTGGTCGCGCCCGGGGCTGCTGAGGCGGCCGCCGGGGCGGCGTGCGCGCCCGGCGACGGTGACACCCGTCAGGCCATTGTTCGGCTGCTGCTGGAATCCGGGCCGGTCACCGCCGGCGCGATCTCGGAGCGGCTCGGCATCTCGGCGGCGGGCGTGCGCAGGCACCTCGACGCGCTGACCGACGCCGGTGACGCCCAGGCGGTCGCCGCCGAGTCCTGGCAGCAGGTCGGCCGGGGCCGCCCCGCCAAGCGGTACCTGCTGACCGCCGCGGGCCGGGCCAAGTTGGAGCACGCCTACGACGACCTGGCCTCCGCCGCGATCCGCCAGCTCCGCGAAATCGGCGGCGAGGACGCTGTCCGGGTCTTCGCCCGTCGTCGCATCGACGCCATCCTCGACGGCGTCGCAGCCGCCGACGGCGCCGACGACGCCGCGGTCGAGGCCGCGGCCGGTCGGATCGCCGAGGCGCTGACCCGCGCCGGATACGTCACCAGCACCGCCGAGGTCGGCGGCCCCATCCGGGGCGTGCAGATCTGCCAGCACCACTGCCCGGTGTCGCACGTCGCCGAGGAGTTCCCGGAGCTCTGCGAGGCCGAGCAGCAGGCCATGTCCGAGCTGCTCGGCACCCACGTGCAGCGGTTGGCGACCATCGTCAACGGCGACTGCGCCTGCACCACCCATGTGCCGCTCAGCCCGGCAGCACAGTAA
- the sufC gene encoding Fe-S cluster assembly ATPase SufC, giving the protein MTTLEIKDLHVAVTSDDGVQIPILKGVDLTVKSGETHAVMGPNGSGKSTLSYAIAGHPKYVVTSGSITLDGEDVLEMSVDERARAGLFLAMQYPVEVPGVSMSNFLRTAATAVRGEAPKLRHWVKEVKAAMSELEIDSTFGERSVNEGFSGGEKKRHEILQLSLLKPKIAILDETDSGLDVDALRIVSEGVNRYAETEHGGILLITHYTRILRYIRPQFVHVFYDGRIVESGGPELADQLEEHGYERFTQAAAGA; this is encoded by the coding sequence GTGACCACACTGGAAATCAAAGACCTGCACGTCGCCGTCACCTCCGACGACGGTGTGCAGATCCCGATCCTCAAGGGCGTCGACCTCACCGTGAAATCGGGGGAGACCCACGCGGTGATGGGGCCCAACGGATCCGGCAAGTCCACCCTGTCCTACGCCATCGCCGGGCACCCCAAGTACGTGGTGACCTCCGGGTCGATCACCCTCGACGGCGAAGACGTGCTGGAGATGAGCGTCGACGAACGCGCCCGCGCCGGATTGTTCCTGGCCATGCAGTACCCGGTCGAGGTGCCCGGGGTGTCGATGTCGAACTTCCTGCGCACCGCCGCCACCGCAGTGCGCGGTGAGGCCCCCAAGCTGCGGCACTGGGTCAAGGAGGTCAAGGCCGCCATGAGCGAGCTGGAGATCGACTCGACCTTCGGTGAGCGCAGCGTCAACGAGGGTTTCTCCGGCGGCGAGAAGAAGCGCCATGAGATCCTGCAGCTGAGCCTGCTCAAGCCGAAGATCGCCATCCTGGACGAGACCGACTCCGGCCTGGACGTCGACGCGCTGCGCATCGTCAGCGAAGGCGTGAACCGCTACGCCGAGACCGAGCACGGCGGCATCCTGCTGATCACCCACTACACCCGCATCCTGCGGTACATCCGCCCGCAGTTCGTGCACGTCTTCTACGACGGTCGGATCGTCGAATCCGGTGGTCCGGAGCTGGCCGACCAGCTCGAAGAGCACGGCTACGAACGGTTCACTCAGGCCGCGGCCGGCGCGTGA
- the sufB gene encoding Fe-S cluster assembly protein SufB, with product MTLEATPEPLTQEETIASLGHYGYGWADSDAAGAAATRGLSEAVVRDISGKKNEPEWMLEARLRALRTFEKKPMPNWGSDLTGIDFDNIKYFVRSTEKQATSWEELPEDIKNTYDRLGIPEAEKQRLVAGVAAQYESEVVYHQIREDLEAQGVIFLDTDSGLREHPEIFREHFGTVIPAGDNKFSALNTAVWSGGSFIYVPPGVHVDIPLQAYFRINTENMGQFERTLIIADEGSYVHYVEGCTAPIYKSDSLHSAVVEIIVKPGARVRYTTIQNWSNNVYNLVTKRARAEAGATMEWIDGNIGSKVTMKYPAVWMTGEHAKGEVLSVAFAGEGQHQDTGAKMLHLAPNTSSNIVSKSVARGGGRASYRGLVQVNKGAAGSKASVKCDALLVDTISRSDTYPYVDIREDNVTMGHEATVSKVSENQMFYLMSRGLTEDEAMAMVVRGFVEPIAKELPMEYALELNRLIELQMEGAVG from the coding sequence ATGACTCTCGAAGCAACACCGGAGCCGTTGACCCAAGAGGAGACCATCGCCTCGCTGGGCCACTACGGCTACGGTTGGGCCGACTCCGACGCCGCGGGCGCGGCCGCCACCCGCGGCCTGTCCGAGGCGGTGGTGCGCGACATCTCCGGCAAGAAGAACGAACCGGAGTGGATGTTGGAGGCCCGGCTGCGGGCGCTGCGCACCTTCGAGAAGAAGCCGATGCCGAACTGGGGCTCGGACCTGACCGGGATCGACTTCGACAACATCAAGTACTTCGTCCGCTCCACCGAGAAGCAGGCCACCTCCTGGGAGGAACTGCCCGAGGACATCAAGAACACCTACGACCGGCTCGGCATCCCGGAGGCGGAGAAGCAGCGCCTGGTCGCCGGCGTCGCCGCGCAGTACGAGTCGGAGGTGGTCTACCACCAGATCCGCGAGGACCTGGAGGCCCAGGGCGTCATCTTCCTGGACACCGACTCCGGCCTGCGGGAGCACCCGGAGATCTTCCGCGAGCACTTCGGCACCGTCATCCCGGCCGGGGACAACAAGTTCTCCGCGCTGAACACCGCGGTGTGGTCCGGCGGCAGCTTCATCTACGTGCCGCCCGGCGTGCACGTCGACATCCCGCTGCAGGCCTACTTCCGGATCAACACCGAGAACATGGGCCAGTTCGAGCGGACCCTGATCATCGCCGACGAGGGCTCCTACGTGCACTACGTGGAGGGCTGCACCGCGCCGATCTACAAGTCCGACTCGCTGCACTCGGCGGTGGTGGAGATCATCGTCAAGCCGGGCGCCCGGGTGCGCTACACCACCATCCAGAACTGGTCGAACAACGTCTACAACCTGGTCACCAAGCGCGCCCGCGCCGAGGCCGGGGCCACCATGGAGTGGATCGACGGCAATATCGGCTCCAAGGTCACCATGAAGTACCCGGCGGTGTGGATGACCGGCGAGCACGCCAAGGGCGAGGTGCTCTCGGTGGCGTTCGCCGGCGAGGGCCAGCACCAGGACACCGGCGCGAAGATGCTGCACCTGGCGCCCAACACCAGCTCCAATATCGTCAGCAAGTCCGTCGCCCGCGGCGGCGGCCGGGCGTCCTACCGCGGCCTGGTCCAGGTCAACAAGGGCGCGGCCGGCTCCAAGGCCAGCGTGAAGTGTGACGCGCTGCTGGTGGACACCATCAGCCGCTCCGACACCTACCCCTATGTCGACATCCGCGAGGACAACGTCACGATGGGGCACGAGGCCACCGTGAGCAAGGTCAGCGAGAACCAGATGTTCTACCTGATGAGCCGCGGGCTGACCGAGGACGAGGCGATGGCCATGGTGGTCCGCGGGTTCGTCGAGCCGATCGCCAAGGAACTCCCGATGGAGTACGCCCTGGAGCTCAACCGGCTGATCGAACTGCAGATGGAAGGCGCGGTCGGCTGA
- a CDS encoding cysteine desulfurase yields the protein MTAATALDGARLAEIRADFPILSRVMRGGKPLAYLDSGATSQKPLAVLDAERDFLLTRNGAVHRGAHQLMEEATDAYEDSRAAIAEFVGAAGDELVFTKNATEALNLVSYVFGDNRFDHAVGPGDVVVVTELEHHANLIPWQELCRRTGAELRWYGVTEAGRIDLDSLVLDERVKVVAFSHHSNVTGAIAPVAELVSRARSVGALTVLDACQSVPHQSVDFHALEVDFAAFSGHKMLGPTGIGALYGRRELLSAAPPFLTGGSMIETVTMEGATYAPAPQRFEAGTPMTSQVVGLAAAARYLAGIGMDAVEAHEAQLVSAALSGLSEIPQVRVIGPEVIEHRGSPVSFVVDGVHAHDVGQVLDDEGVAVRVGHHCAWPLHRRFGVAATVRASFAVYNTDDEVDRMVAGVRRAIEFFGAGE from the coding sequence ATGACCGCCGCGACCGCCCTCGACGGCGCGCGGCTCGCCGAGATTCGCGCGGACTTCCCGATCCTGAGCCGGGTGATGCGTGGCGGAAAACCCTTGGCATACCTGGATTCCGGGGCGACCTCGCAGAAGCCCCTCGCGGTGCTCGACGCCGAACGTGACTTCCTGCTGACCCGCAACGGCGCCGTGCACCGGGGCGCGCACCAGCTGATGGAGGAAGCCACCGACGCCTACGAGGACAGCCGGGCGGCGATCGCGGAGTTCGTCGGCGCCGCCGGCGACGAGCTGGTGTTCACCAAGAACGCCACCGAGGCGCTGAACCTGGTGTCGTATGTGTTCGGCGACAACCGATTCGACCACGCCGTCGGCCCCGGCGACGTGGTGGTGGTCACCGAACTGGAGCACCACGCCAACCTCATCCCGTGGCAGGAGCTGTGCCGGCGGACCGGCGCGGAGCTGCGCTGGTACGGCGTCACCGAGGCCGGTCGCATCGACCTGGATTCGCTGGTCCTCGACGAGCGGGTGAAGGTCGTCGCGTTCAGCCACCATTCCAACGTCACCGGCGCCATCGCCCCGGTGGCCGAGCTGGTGTCTCGGGCGCGGTCGGTCGGCGCGCTGACGGTGCTGGACGCCTGCCAGTCCGTCCCGCACCAGAGCGTGGACTTCCACGCGCTGGAGGTGGACTTCGCCGCGTTCTCCGGGCACAAGATGCTCGGGCCGACCGGGATCGGCGCGCTGTACGGCCGCCGCGAGTTGCTGTCGGCCGCGCCGCCGTTTCTGACCGGTGGTTCGATGATCGAGACGGTCACTATGGAAGGCGCGACCTACGCGCCCGCCCCGCAGCGCTTCGAGGCCGGCACGCCGATGACCTCCCAGGTCGTCGGGCTCGCCGCGGCCGCGCGCTACCTCGCCGGAATCGGCATGGACGCCGTGGAAGCCCATGAGGCGCAACTGGTTTCGGCCGCGCTGTCCGGACTCTCGGAGATTCCGCAGGTGCGGGTGATCGGGCCGGAGGTCATCGAGCACCGCGGTTCGCCGGTGTCGTTCGTGGTCGACGGCGTGCACGCCCACGACGTCGGGCAGGTGCTCGACGACGAGGGCGTCGCGGTCCGGGTCGGACATCACTGCGCCTGGCCGCTGCACCGGCGCTTCGGCGTCGCGGCCACCGTCCGGGCCTCGTTCGCGGTGTACAACACCGACGACGAGGTGGACCGGATGGTCGCCGGGGTGCGCCGGGCCATCGAGTTCTTCGGGGCCGGGGAGTGA
- the trxA gene encoding thioredoxin: MATQDITAAQFDDLVTGNDIVLVDFWASWCGPCRAFAPTFAKAAEAHPDVVFAKVDTEAEQELAAAAQIRSIPTLMAFKKGKLVFNQAGALPAPALEQLIEQVKEFDVDAAIADQQGDATQT; this comes from the coding sequence GTGGCCACTCAAGACATCACCGCAGCGCAGTTCGACGACCTCGTCACCGGAAACGACATCGTTCTGGTGGATTTCTGGGCGTCCTGGTGCGGTCCGTGCCGCGCCTTCGCCCCGACCTTCGCCAAGGCCGCAGAGGCGCACCCGGACGTGGTGTTCGCCAAGGTCGACACCGAGGCCGAGCAGGAACTCGCCGCCGCCGCGCAGATCCGCTCCATCCCGACGCTGATGGCGTTCAAGAAGGGCAAGCTGGTGTTCAACCAGGCCGGCGCGCTGCCCGCCCCGGCGCTGGAGCAGCTCATCGAGCAGGTCAAGGAGTTCGATGTCGACGCCGCCATCGCCGACCAGCAGGGCGACGCTACCCAGACCTAA
- the sufD gene encoding Fe-S cluster assembly protein SufD: MSQHTEGSTLAAVNKGELFSSFDVDAFEVPGGRDELWRFTPLRRLRGLHDVVAAERGQATVTVTDRDGVTVETVGRDDDRLGKAGAPTDRIAAQAYSSFATATVVTVGRGVELAEPIEITVTGPGDGAVDYGHLQIRVEELAQATAVIDLRGSGIYADNVELIVGQSARLGVVFIADWADDAVHVSSQHAVIGRDGYLGHVNVTLGGDVVRTTVLTRYAGPGGEAKLLGTYFADDGQFFESRLLVDHSHPNCKSDVLYKGAVQGDPASSKPDAHTVWIGDVLIRAAAEGTDTFEVNRNLLLTDGARADSVPNLEIETGEIVGAGHASATGRFDDEQLFYLRARGIPEDQARRLVVRGFFNEIIAKIAVPAVRDRLTDAIEQELAITESRTS; this comes from the coding sequence ATGTCGCAACACACCGAAGGCAGCACGCTTGCTGCCGTGAACAAGGGTGAGCTGTTCAGCTCGTTCGACGTCGACGCCTTCGAGGTGCCCGGCGGCCGCGACGAGCTGTGGCGCTTCACCCCGCTGCGCCGGCTGCGCGGCCTGCACGACGTGGTCGCCGCCGAGCGCGGTCAGGCCACCGTCACCGTGACCGATCGCGACGGCGTGACGGTCGAGACCGTCGGCCGCGACGACGACCGCCTCGGCAAGGCCGGTGCGCCCACCGATCGCATTGCCGCCCAAGCGTATTCGTCGTTCGCCACGGCCACCGTGGTGACGGTGGGCCGCGGTGTGGAGCTCGCCGAGCCGATCGAGATCACCGTCACCGGCCCCGGTGACGGCGCCGTCGACTACGGGCACCTGCAGATCCGCGTCGAGGAACTGGCGCAGGCCACCGCGGTGATCGACCTGCGCGGCAGCGGCATCTACGCCGACAACGTCGAACTCATCGTCGGCCAGTCCGCCCGCCTCGGCGTGGTGTTCATCGCCGACTGGGCCGACGACGCCGTGCACGTGTCCAGCCAGCACGCGGTGATCGGCCGCGACGGCTACCTCGGCCACGTCAACGTGACCCTCGGCGGAGACGTCGTGCGCACCACCGTGCTGACCCGCTACGCGGGCCCCGGTGGCGAGGCCAAGCTGCTGGGCACCTACTTCGCCGACGACGGCCAGTTCTTCGAATCCCGTCTGCTGGTGGATCATTCGCACCCCAACTGCAAATCCGACGTGCTCTACAAGGGCGCCGTGCAGGGCGACCCGGCCTCATCGAAGCCCGACGCGCACACCGTGTGGATCGGCGACGTGCTGATCCGCGCCGCAGCCGAGGGCACCGACACCTTCGAGGTCAACCGCAACCTGCTGCTGACCGACGGCGCGCGCGCCGACTCCGTGCCGAACCTGGAGATCGAGACCGGCGAGATCGTCGGCGCCGGACACGCCAGCGCGACCGGCCGTTTCGACGACGAGCAGCTGTTCTACCTGCGCGCCCGCGGCATCCCCGAGGACCAGGCTCGCCGGCTCGTGGTCCGCGGCTTCTTCAACGAAATCATCGCCAAGATCGCGGTTCCAGCCGTCCGCGATCGCCTGACCGACGCCATCGAACAAGAGTTGGCCATCACCGAATCGAGAACCTCGTGA
- a CDS encoding cation acetate symporter: protein MAIFGVFVLVTLVVVIRASKTNTNAAEFFTGGRAFSGPQNGVAIAGDYLSAASFLGITGAIAVYGYDGFLYSIGFLVAWLVALLLVAELLRNTGKFTMADVLSFRLKQKPVRLAAATSTLTVSLFYLLAQMAGAGGLVALLMNIESRLGQSVVIAVVGVLMIVYVLVGGMKGTTWVQIIKAVLLIAGAALMSVMVLARFGFNFTEILGSAQSAISGSSNEAVASRDVLAPGAQYGESLLKQVNFISLSFALVLGTAGLPHVLMRFYTVPTAKEARRSVVWAIALIGAFYLFTLALGYGAAAIVGPDKILAAAGKENSAAPLLAFELGGVLLLGIISAVAFATILAVVAGLTITASASFAHDVYASVLKSHKVTEDEQVRVSRITAVVLGLLGICLGILANGQNIAFLVALAFAVAASANLPTILYSLYWRRFNTRGALWSMYGGLSSTIVLIVFSPAVSGSPTSMIPGVDFAWFPLSNPGIVSIPLAFLLGIVGTLSAPDDEDPVKAAEMEVRSLTGIGAEPPTHH, encoded by the coding sequence ATGGCGATCTTCGGCGTGTTCGTCCTGGTCACCCTGGTGGTGGTGATCCGGGCGTCCAAGACCAACACCAACGCCGCGGAATTCTTCACCGGCGGCCGGGCGTTCTCCGGCCCGCAGAACGGCGTCGCCATCGCCGGCGACTACTTGTCGGCCGCGAGCTTCCTCGGTATCACCGGCGCCATCGCGGTGTACGGCTACGACGGCTTCCTGTACTCGATCGGTTTCCTGGTCGCGTGGCTGGTGGCGCTGCTGCTGGTCGCCGAACTGCTCCGTAACACCGGCAAATTCACCATGGCCGACGTGCTGAGCTTCCGGCTCAAGCAGAAACCGGTCCGGCTGGCCGCCGCCACCTCCACGCTGACGGTGTCGCTGTTCTACCTGCTGGCCCAGATGGCCGGCGCCGGCGGCCTGGTCGCGCTATTGATGAACATCGAGAGCCGGCTGGGGCAGTCCGTAGTGATCGCCGTCGTCGGCGTGCTGATGATCGTCTACGTGCTGGTCGGCGGTATGAAGGGCACCACCTGGGTGCAGATCATCAAGGCGGTGCTGCTGATCGCCGGCGCCGCGCTGATGTCGGTGATGGTGCTGGCTAGATTCGGCTTCAACTTCACCGAGATCCTCGGCTCGGCCCAATCCGCCATCTCCGGATCCAGCAATGAGGCCGTCGCCTCCCGCGACGTGCTGGCCCCGGGAGCCCAGTACGGCGAGTCGCTGCTCAAGCAGGTCAACTTCATCTCGCTGTCGTTCGCGCTGGTGCTGGGCACGGCCGGTCTGCCGCACGTGCTGATGCGCTTCTACACCGTCCCGACCGCCAAGGAGGCGCGGCGCTCGGTGGTGTGGGCGATCGCGCTGATCGGCGCGTTCTACCTGTTCACCCTGGCGCTGGGCTACGGCGCGGCCGCCATCGTCGGACCGGACAAGATTCTGGCAGCCGCAGGCAAGGAGAACTCCGCCGCTCCGCTGCTGGCCTTCGAACTCGGCGGGGTGCTGCTGCTGGGGATCATCTCCGCGGTGGCCTTCGCGACCATCCTGGCCGTCGTCGCGGGCCTGACCATCACCGCTTCGGCGTCCTTCGCGCACGACGTGTACGCGTCGGTGCTCAAGTCGCACAAGGTCACCGAGGACGAGCAGGTCCGGGTCTCCCGGATCACCGCGGTGGTGCTGGGCCTGCTCGGCATCTGCCTGGGCATCCTGGCCAACGGGCAGAACATCGCGTTCCTGGTGGCGCTGGCGTTCGCGGTGGCCGCTTCGGCGAACCTGCCGACCATCCTGTATTCGCTGTACTGGCGGCGGTTCAACACTCGCGGCGCGCTGTGGAGCATGTACGGCGGCCTGTCGTCGACGATCGTCCTGATCGTGTTCTCCCCGGCGGTCTCCGGTTCGCCGACCTCGATGATCCCGGGTGTGGATTTCGCCTGGTTCCCGCTGTCCAATCCGGGCATCGTGTCGATCCCGCTGGCGTTCCTGCTCGGCATCGTCGGCACCCTGAGCGCCCCGGACGACGAGGACCCGGTGAAGGCCGCTGAGATGGAGGTCCGTTCGCTGACCGGTATCGGCGCCGAGCCGCCCACCCACCACTGA
- a CDS encoding DUF485 domain-containing protein: MQASPEFQDLKRRLRRFVFPMTAFFMLWYGLYVLLSTFVADFMATPLFGDVNLGILIGLGQFVSTFVITGLYVRFANRELDPRAAKIRHELEAAARGNQ; this comes from the coding sequence ATGCAGGCCAGCCCGGAATTCCAGGACCTCAAGCGCCGGCTGCGGCGCTTCGTCTTCCCGATGACGGCGTTCTTCATGCTCTGGTACGGCCTGTACGTGCTGCTGTCCACCTTCGTCGCCGACTTCATGGCCACCCCCCTCTTCGGTGACGTCAACCTGGGCATCCTGATCGGCCTGGGCCAGTTCGTCTCGACATTCGTGATCACCGGCCTCTACGTCCGGTTCGCCAACCGCGAGCTGGACCCGCGGGCGGCCAAGATCCGCCACGAGCTGGAAGCGGCCGCGAGGGGGAATCAGTGA
- the sufU gene encoding Fe-S cluster assembly sulfur transfer protein SufU codes for MRMEQMYQDVILDHYKHPHHRGLRAPFDAESFQVNPTCGDEVTLRVTLSDDGETVTDVSYDGQGCSISQAATSVLADQVIGAGVGDALKSVTAFTEMISSRGAIEGDEELIGDGIAFAGVSKYPARVKCALLGWMAFKDALAAASAAKHEEQS; via the coding sequence GTGAGAATGGAACAGATGTACCAGGACGTGATCCTGGACCACTACAAGCACCCGCACCACCGCGGCCTGCGCGCGCCGTTCGACGCCGAGTCCTTCCAGGTCAACCCCACCTGCGGCGACGAGGTGACGCTGCGGGTCACTCTGTCCGACGACGGCGAGACCGTCACCGACGTCTCCTACGACGGGCAGGGCTGCTCGATCAGCCAGGCCGCCACCTCGGTGCTGGCCGACCAGGTCATCGGCGCCGGCGTCGGCGACGCGCTCAAATCGGTGACCGCCTTCACCGAGATGATCTCCTCCCGCGGCGCGATCGAGGGCGACGAGGAATTGATCGGCGATGGAATCGCGTTCGCCGGAGTGTCGAAGTACCCGGCCCGGGTCAAATGCGCGCTGCTGGGCTGGATGGCTTTCAAGGACGCGCTGGCCGCCGCCAGCGCCGCGAAACACGAGGAGCAGTCATGA
- a CDS encoding metal-sulfur cluster assembly factor — protein MSELTAEEALLADVEEAMHDVVDPELGINVVDLGLVYGLAINAEDTGKVAMVDMTLTSPACPLTDVIEDQTRTALVGAGLVDEIRINWVWMPPWGPDKITDDGREQLRALGFTV, from the coding sequence ATGAGTGAACTGACCGCCGAAGAGGCTTTGCTGGCCGACGTCGAGGAGGCCATGCACGACGTCGTCGACCCCGAACTGGGCATCAACGTCGTGGACCTGGGCCTGGTCTACGGGCTGGCCATCAACGCCGAGGACACCGGAAAGGTCGCCATGGTGGACATGACGCTGACCTCGCCGGCCTGCCCGCTGACCGATGTCATCGAGGATCAGACCCGCACCGCCCTGGTCGGCGCCGGATTGGTCGACGAGATCCGGATCAACTGGGTCTGGATGCCGCCGTGGGGCCCGGACAAGATCACCGACGACGGCCGCGAGCAACTCCGCGCGCTGGGGTTCACCGTCTGA
- the mptB gene encoding polyprenol phosphomannose-dependent alpha 1,6 mannosyltransferase MptB, protein MPRKSLSSSIAQWHGDERTIGRPLNTGELTALRRTRLFGATGTMLMAIGALGAGARPVIQDPTFGVRVLNLPSRIQTVALTMTTTGAVMMALAWLLLGRFTVGKRRMTRSQLDRTLMLWMLPLLIAPPMYSKDVYSYLAQSEIARNGLDPYKVGPATGLGLDHVFTLSVPSLWRETPAPYGPLFLWIGRGISELTGENIVAAVLCHRLVVLIGVGLIIWAVPRLARRCGVAEVSAMWLGAANPLLLMHLVAGIHNEALMLGLMLAGVELALRGVESRRRLVPQPPSWPTDRAALRRWLPVLELVAGTVLIAMSSQIKLPSLLAVGFVAMALAHRWGGTVRAFFTASAGLGMLSILVIVAIGKLSGLGFGWLFTLGTANVVRSWMSPPTLLALGAGQIGIFLRLGDHTTSVLALTRAIGVLLIAIVVTWLLLMVLRGKLHPVGGLGVALGATVLLFPVVQPWYLLWAIIPLACWATRPNFRRAVIGFTLLVGIFGPTANGDRFALFQIFDATVASTVIVALIIACTYRRLPWRRLPPTAPVDDPVPPDEAVPAAK, encoded by the coding sequence GTGCCACGCAAGTCGCTGAGTTCGTCGATCGCCCAATGGCACGGCGATGAGCGCACCATCGGGCGCCCACTGAACACCGGCGAACTCACCGCGCTGCGCCGCACCCGGCTCTTCGGGGCCACCGGCACCATGCTGATGGCCATCGGCGCGCTGGGCGCCGGCGCCCGGCCGGTCATCCAGGACCCGACGTTCGGGGTCCGGGTGCTCAACCTGCCGTCGCGCATCCAGACCGTCGCGCTGACCATGACCACCACCGGCGCGGTGATGATGGCGCTGGCCTGGCTGCTGCTGGGCCGATTCACCGTCGGCAAACGCCGGATGACCCGCAGCCAGCTGGACCGCACCCTGATGCTGTGGATGCTGCCGCTGCTCATCGCCCCGCCGATGTACAGCAAGGACGTCTACTCCTACCTGGCGCAGAGTGAGATCGCCCGCAACGGGCTGGACCCGTACAAGGTGGGCCCGGCCACCGGGCTCGGCCTGGACCACGTGTTCACGCTCTCGGTGCCGAGCCTGTGGCGGGAGACACCCGCGCCCTACGGGCCGCTGTTCCTGTGGATCGGGCGCGGCATCTCCGAACTCACCGGCGAGAACATCGTCGCCGCCGTGTTGTGTCACCGGCTCGTCGTGCTGATCGGCGTCGGGCTGATCATCTGGGCGGTGCCCCGGCTGGCCCGGCGCTGCGGAGTCGCCGAGGTCAGCGCCATGTGGCTGGGCGCGGCCAACCCGCTGCTGCTGATGCACCTGGTGGCCGGCATCCACAACGAGGCGCTGATGCTCGGGCTGATGCTGGCCGGCGTGGAACTCGCGCTGCGCGGCGTGGAGTCCCGGCGACGACTGGTGCCGCAGCCACCGAGCTGGCCGACCGACCGCGCCGCGCTGCGGCGCTGGCTGCCGGTGCTGGAACTGGTGGCCGGCACCGTGCTGATCGCGATGAGCAGCCAGATCAAGCTGCCGTCGCTGTTGGCCGTCGGGTTCGTCGCGATGGCGCTGGCGCACCGCTGGGGCGGCACCGTGCGCGCGTTCTTCACCGCCAGCGCAGGGTTGGGCATGCTGTCGATCCTGGTCATCGTGGCGATCGGCAAACTCAGCGGTCTGGGCTTCGGCTGGCTGTTCACCCTGGGCACCGCCAACGTGGTGCGCAGCTGGATGTCCCCGCCGACGCTGCTGGCCCTGGGCGCCGGGCAGATCGGGATCTTCCTGCGCCTCGGTGACCACACCACCTCGGTGCTGGCGCTGACCCGCGCCATCGGCGTGCTGCTGATCGCGATCGTGGTGACCTGGCTGCTGCTGATGGTGCTGCGCGGCAAACTGCACCCGGTCGGCGGGCTCGGGGTGGCCCTGGGCGCGACGGTGCTGCTGTTCCCCGTCGTGCAGCCCTGGTACCTGCTGTGGGCGATCATCCCGCTGGCCTGCTGGGCCACCCGGCCGAACTTCCGCCGGGCGGTGATCGGATTCACCCTGTTGGTCGGGATCTTCGGGCCGACGGCCAACGGCGACCGGTTCGCGTTGTTCCAGATCTTCGACGCCACCGTGGCCAGCACCGTCATCGTCGCGTTGATCATCGCCTGCACCTACCGCCGGCTGCCCTGGCGGAGGCTGCCGCCGACCGCTCCGGTCGACGACCCGGTTCCACCCGACGAGGCGGTTCCGGCGGCCAAGTAG